Proteins from a single region of Hypomesus transpacificus isolate Combined female chromosome 9, fHypTra1, whole genome shotgun sequence:
- the helz2a gene encoding helicase with zinc finger domain 2, which produces MAAHQSNVHTTLISTLLQKHDFYIGCSLCSKQEITVNCDQHHCHRDVLFAKEREGYHVWRRVSDFPSFPNPEKYFVCKGYKEGNGCDLHGQCCTFAKSSVEAVVWNFLKQNGFSYSDLISLIRKERGFPPEPTIHANHQRLKEQIQSQFPGKFIQVCETCFHSKRQRAVLKGSTLTCPCTQPLKHRWKPTMVLSNGKTFTELRPKPNKSVSKWWPCKYAEKGEQCVHGAQCCWFAHSKLEIIVWSAESQGFDRSELLTAVRQQRPKAPVSTSQKRQYNCNACEKQFDSRGDLMNHCNDLSHSTRMEELHSVGMGKWKHRDPPQTNQTYRLCERASTCELGSNCVDAHSQEELREWHVRDKKKRKTVSAAEDQGVLSYQDSLLREYRGSMARDLIMSETLPGTTIECDKDLVIFGHAENKTLEWKFKIQSKRPIMEVALMMQLPEALFSLDNTNPESCTYAPGQQFYNTDTKTYNITVTFKSRNPGFYEQWLVCDLDMRPVLLQKLKVRVGKMSDPQLMELPESPGHPYQECERWHGENREIIPCLYKTDAQEELLKEFKPPHMSLQFNSTDDISTPIDHLNYKDRMHNFLYNEEHAEDSIVARLSVQGPITLSNTLDNHLFGMKIAPEGELFGAISVPYTLTPDTPEGAVLKHDVQSALIAPIQSNKQSTKVYEAIILRDTTIGNKMHFKLSNTCCSELSLQSNNECEMEIQFRLNRLKFCEMHKAVDLLPDMDRVLPDLNNTSVLLDAKEYEGLGLNSKQQVAMNIIVGEACERGAEVPFLIYGPFGTGKTFTLATATKELVKKLTNRVLICTHTNSSADLYVKNHFHSSVNSGRFEVKPLRIKAEEASVKSTDKVTLQYCHLSEDKQSFSFPDEELLDSHRVVITTTAMARHLHDLKLPIGYFTHILIDEASQMLECEALMPLGLAGPNTRVVLAGDHMQMGPKLFSVDVHQRSNHTLLNRLFHYYQGQHSDTTYKSRIIFNENYRSTKEIVEFVSTHFYVGKSDVIKAVGNVPSHPSGHSLKFHHVRGECKLETTSMSWFNVEEVEKVVEIVEDLLRDWPSTWGPSDPSSICVLSEGHQVLLIRNQLRKRHLHAVTVENIANVQGKQFRVIVMSAIQTGDSLRTLDTPGLDLLNDARVLNTTITRAQSQVVVVGDAAALCYFGKSSRFWESYIHYCINKQSAHPQFLTKDFLKQEVREISRFSKQDEEDNSDSESSTSEIPDIEDPILKELLDEDKDVRIDVTAEGLLDVLWGKDNVEKVNRHERETKQENYPLEPVSSQRDPSNYKHCTLIMDWFDSGYAIPLDEPSSRIHIKGRKNVANSFPGDLVHVEIFNNGSHPPEGRVLSVVNADYDLKTFVCTIDNYDPQVMTPINNCISKIYTPFCKDKPNHIAVRTFEGQHLKVERFEKINEELKRNKLFVVQVLKWRDQFRYPLGVVVKVLPRVTSLDAGLEVLDMEYKLQRGLPSSIEKDAQLFKDLKADVENRMDCREFITFTIDPAHSEDLDDAISVRDLGKHYEIGVHIADVANFVAKDCSIDKYARQNGTTFYPPTKEPFYMFPKGLSTNNFSLLPDFERNVISLMVEIDKSTNSIKDSRFALSVIRSDKKLSYEEAENILQNSTQGFNTLEGCLNIAYTFSEVHRKARKQDDWYYKTPDEDVVFGRRQSHKMVEELMVMYNHAVTVYLLSNAETASCTPVRCQEKPNIEQLRNLKAKFDSIIPLSIHFTHCMLGVANIDQNHKMDQAVINETLQDSPHNTDLRNTFSVLTSVIKCLGLACKDMDIHRIVDLLATDDIYPQLQPLVYEFRKSIHKAHVLRSNTSHVSRIGHYDLQLDSYTWASSPIRRYVDIVVQRLLHSVVERKAVEYTPHEIDQSCLSFSDLSDQQKKYERKAHRLSFASQLNVKSARMIAFVIDVSPAGKSLKLSFPLNRQSLPNLVPILYRDMQLADQPEYNKEDNSVLLKWMRRVYSFTNDNIRTELQHQRVSPSVMTVPTALWKRITLALKDENVDAMLQGIKMIRSIDNDDLQERPHHSLTKDRTSLNPDHFVELSLTLKPGETVEVQLGTDTERGLLVPVVQMLIICDKFEICLEHTKNPTQCFSKYALHSSSQTYDTYMDYQKIWKPLCEMESASNAVAENDSIVIDNVQLTWKQIPGAKKLCGSFQMPLDKVELWTIKCNLKHCLLCIRLKVQNLGNKGTQNHQNVDLMNIPSLIWVAHGVTTKVTDEEEANDLSYIQIDFRINHMSMDRIPDSIYWKDSKFTLELIPKLLPDVRKEDAVTHLTKANHLVKAIALGKKTNSVSVTAFRIPVTFKIAEQLAVNFPELNLSQVKAIREALKKQFTLIQGPPGTGKTIVGVHLAYWFFKLNQYAPTNVTTVDSSPPRRCVLYCGPSNKSVDVVAGQLLKLKDVLKPLRVYSDQMEMLEFPYPGSNLKLSRRSVREGKPNKELSSITLHHLIRKPENPFSCEILSFDERISKEENLLDEEIKRYQTLLRKARKHELKLHDVILCTCTAASNPNFSKLHIEQIIIDECAMATEPESFIPLVTHKPEKIVLLGDHKQLQPTVHCDLVARLGMRKSLFERYMEKALMLDTQYRMHEGICEFPSQQFYNGHLKTKAKRRASVLLKQAAIVTPILFGHVAGTEISLVVSTEWGNENSMANVEEAKQAVHIASLLINKAQVQVKDIAILTPYNAQVSKINETLTEKGLLNVNVSTITKSQGSEWRYVILSTVRSCPGSEIDKSPTKAWLTKRLGFIMDPNQVNVAITRAKEGLCIIGNKELLSCSWLWKNLLRHYYENGCVVDPAKDIQVQNPKARPKYRA; this is translated from the exons ATGGCTGCACACCAATCCAATGTCCACACCACACTcatcagtactttacttcaaAAACATGACTTTTACATCGGCTGTAGCTTGTGCTCCAAACAGGAAATAACCGTCAATTGTGACCAGCATCACTGTCACAGAGATGTGCTCTTTgccaaggagagggagggatatcaTGTATGGAGGCGTGTATCTGATTTCCCTTCATTTCCCAACCCAGAGAAATACTTTGTGTGCAAAGGTTACAAGGAAGGAAATGGGTGTGACTTGCACGGTCAGTGTTGCACTTTTGCCAAAAGCTCAGTGGAGGCAGTAGTGTGGAACTTTCTAAAGCAGAACGGGTTCAGTTATTCTGACCTCATCAGCTTGataagaaaagaaagaggattCCCACCTGAACCGACAATCCATGCCAACCACCAGAGACTCAAAGAACAAATCCAAAGTCAGTTCCCTGGTAAATTTATACAAGTTTGTGAAACCTGTTTCCACAGCAAACGGCAGAGGGCTGTGTTGAAGGGCAGCACCTTAACATGCCCTTGCACCCAGCCCCTCAAACATCGTTGGAAGCCAACAATGGTTCTTAGTAATGGTAAAACATTTACAGAGCTTAGGCCTAAACCGAATAAGAGTGTCAGCAAATGGTGGCCCTGTAAGTATGCTGAGAAGGGAGAGCAATGCGTACATGGAGCACAATGCTGCTGGTTTGCACATAGCAAGCTGGAGATTATTGTGTGGAGTGCTGAGAGCCAGGGGTTTGACCGCTCAGAGCTGCTTACGGCTGTCAGGCAACAGCGGCCCAAGGCACCTGTCTCTACATCCCAGAAAAGACAGTACAATTGCAATGCCTGTGAAAAACAATTTGACTCAAGAGGAGACTTAATGAATCATTGTAACGATTTAAGTCATAGCACACGAATGGAAGAGCTGCATTCTGTTGGAATGGGGAAATGGAAACATAGAGATCCACCACAAACAAATCAAACCTACAGATTATGTGAAAG GGCCTCTACATGTGAGCTTGGCAGCAATTGTGTGGACGCACACTCACAGGAGGAACTCAGAGAATGGCATGTGCGAGACAAGAAGAAGCGAAAGACGGTTTCTGCTGCCGAAGATCAGGGTGTACTTTCATACCAGGACAGTCTGCTGAGAGAATACCGGGGCAGCATGGCCAGAGATCTTATT ATGTCAGAAACATTGCCTGGAACTACGATTGAATGTGACAAAGACTTGGTGATCTTTGGTCATGCAGAAAACAAGACTCTGGAATGGAAGTTCAAAATACAATCCAAG agACCCATTATGGAGGTTGCCTTGATGATGCAATTGCCTGAAGCGCTTTTCTCCTTAGATAATACAAATCCTGAATCGTGCACATACGCCCCAGGCCAACAGTTCTACAACACAGACACCAAGACCTATAACATCACTGTGACCTTCAAGTCAAGGAACCCAGGCTTTTATGAACAATGGTTGGTGTGTGACCTTGACATGAGACCAGTGCTCCTGCAGAAGCTCAAGGTAAGAGTGGGAAAAATGTCTGACCCTCAGCTAATGGAGCTACCAGAGAGCCCCGGCCATCCTTATCAAGAGTGTGAACGCTGGCATGGAGAAAACAGGGAGATCATTCCATGTCTATACAAAACAGATGCACAGGAAGAGCTGCTAAAAGAGTTCAAACCACCACATATGAGTTTACAGTTTAATTCAACTGATGATATCAGCACCCCGATAGATCACCTCAATTACAAAGACAGAATGCACAATTTCTTGTACAATGAAGAGCATGCAGAGGATTCCATAGTGGCAAG GCTCAGTGTTCAGGGTCCAATTACTTTGTCAAACACCTTGGATAATCATCTTTTTGGGATGAAGATTGCCCCAGAGGGTGAACTATTTGGTGCCATTTCAGTGCCTTATACCCTTACCCCTGATACACCAGAGGGTGCAGTCCTTAAACATGATGTACAGTCAGCACTCATTGCACCAATACAATCCAACAAACAAAGTACCAAGGTGTATGAAGCCATCATCCTCAGAGACACCACCATTGGGAACAAAATGCACTTTAAACTTTCAAATACATGCTGCTCTGAGCTCTCTCTTCAAAGCAATAATGAATGTGAAATGGAGATACAGTTTAGGCTTAACCGTCTCAAATTTTGTGAAATGCACAAAGCAGTAGATCTTCTTCCAGACATGGATAGAGTGTTACCAGACCTCAACAACACCAGTGTCTTACTGGACGCAAAAGAATATGAAGGACTAGGGCTCAATTCAAAACAGCAAGTGGCAATGAACATTATTGTTGGAGAAGCATGTGAAAGAGGAGCTGAAGTTCCATTTCTCATATATGGACCGTTTGGAACAGGAAAAACATTCACTCTTGCTACAGCAACCAAGGAACTGGTTAAGAAACTTACCAACAGGGTACTGATCTGCACCCACACAAACAG TTCTGCAGATTTGTACGTGAAAAATCATTTCCATAGCTCTGTCAACTCTGGCCGTTTTGAAGTTAAACCTCTTAGAATAAAGGCTGAAGAAGCATCTGTGAAATCCACTGACAAAGTCACTTTGCAGTATTGCCATCTCTCTGAAGATAAGCAATCCTTCTCTTTCCCTGATGAAGAATTATTAGACTCCCATAGAGTGGTCATAACAACAACTGCAATGGCAAGACACCTCCATGATCTGAAGCTCCCGATTGGCTACTTTACTCACATCCTTATTGACGAAGCTTCCCAGATGTTGGAATGCGAGGCCCTGATGCCCCTTGGTCTGGCGGGGCCGAACACCCGCGTGGTTTTAGCTGGAGATCACATGCAAATGGGACCAAAACTGTTCTCGGTAGATGTTCACCAACGCTCCAATCACACTTTACTGAACCGACTGTTCCACTACTATCAAGGTCAACATAGTGACACTACCTATAAAAGCAgaatcattttcaatgaaaactATCGCTCAACAAAGGAAATTGTGGAATTTGTGTCCACTCACTTCTATGTTGGCAagagtgatgtcatcaaagCTGTTGGAAATGTTCCATCACATCCAAGTGGCCACTCCCTGAAGTTCCATCACGTCAGAGGAGAATGCAAGTTGGAAACCACATCTATGTCCTGGTTTAATGTGGAAGAAGTGGAAAAGGTGGTTGAAATAGTGGAAGATCTACTCAGAGACTGGCCATCCACCTGGGGACCTTCGGATCCAAGTTCTATTTGTGTTCTATCAGAAGGACACCAG GTTTTGCTGATAAGAAACCAGCTTAGGAAAAGACATCTTCATGCAGTGACTGTGGAGAATATTGCAAATGTTCAAG GCAAACAGTTCAGGGTCATAGTAATGTCAGCCATTCAAACCGGAGACAGTCTTCGAACCCTTGACACACCTGGTCTGGATTTATTGAATGATGCCCGGGTATTGAACACAACCATCACCAGGGCTCAATcccaggttgttgttgttggggatgctgctgctctctgctacTTTGGAAAAAGCTCAAGGTTTTGGGAAAGCTACATACATTACTGCAtcaacaaacaaagtgcacatCCTCAATTTCTTACAAAAGACTTCTTAAAGCAAGAGGTCAGAGAGATTTCTCGATTCAGCAAACAGGATGAAGAGGACAACAGCGACAGTGAATCATCCACATCTGAGATACCTGACATTGAAGACCCAATACTGAAAGAGCTTCTTGATGAAGATAAAGATGTCAGGATAGATGTAACAGCTGAGGGTCTGTTAGATGTCCTTTGGGGAAAGGACAATGTAGAAAAGGTTAACAGACATGAAAGGGAAACTAAACAGGAAAACTATCCTCTGGAACCTGTGTCATCACAGAGGGATCCAAGTAACTACAAACACTGCACTTTGATTATGGACTGGTTTGACTCTGGATATGCCATACCTCTAGATGAGCCTTCCTCTAGGATTCATATTAAAGGAAGAAAAAACGTGGCAAATTCTTTCCCCGGAGATCTGGTCCATGTGGAGATTTTTAACAATGGAAGTCATCCTCCTGAAGGAAGGGTTTTAAGTGTAGTGAATGCAGACTATGATTTAAAGACTTTTGTCTGTACCATTGATAACTATGATCCCCAGGTGATGACACCTATCAACAACTGCATCTCTAAGATTTACACACCATTTTGTAAGGACAAGCCAAACCACATTGCAGTGCGCACATTTGAAGGTCAGCATTTGAAAGTGGAGAGGTTTGAGAAGATAAATGAAGAATTGAAAAGAAATAAGTTATTTGTTGTCCAAGTCTTAAAGTGGCGAGATCAATTTCGATACCCCTTAGGAGTAGTTGTGAAAGTCCTCCCAAGAGTAACATCCTTAGATGCAGGACTCGAAGTTCTGGATATGGAGTATAAATTACAACGAGGGCTTCCATCATCTATTGAAAAGGATGCCCAACTATTCAAGGATTTGAAAGCCGACGTAGAAAATCGAATGGATTGTCGTGAATTTATCACCTTTACAATTGACCCTGCACATTCTGAGGATCTAGATGATGCCATAAGTGTGAGAGATTTAGGGAAACACTACGAAATCGGAGTTCACATAGCTGATGTTGCAAACTTTGTGGCAAAGGACTGCTCAATAGACAAATATGCAAGACAGAACGGAACAACGTTTTATCCCCCTACGAAAGAGCCTTTCTACATGTTCCCAAAAGGTTTGAGCACCAACAATTTCAGTCTACTACCTGACTTTGAACGAAATGTCATATCATTGATGGTTGAAATTGACAAGAGCACTAATTCCATCAAAGATAGTAGGTTTGCCCTCTCAGTGATACGCTCGGACAAGAAGTTGTCATATGAAGAAGCTGAAAATATTCTCCAAAACTCGACCCAAGGATTTAATACTTTGGAGGGCTGCCTCAACATTGCATATACATTTTCTGAAGTTCACAGAAAGGCTAGGAAACAGGATGACTGGTACTATAAGACACCAGATGAAGATGTAGTCTTTGGAAGGAGGCAGTCTCACAAGATGGTGGAAGAACTCATGGTCATGTACAACCATGCTGTCACAGTTTATTTGCTCAGTAATGCAGAAACAGCAAGCTGCACCCCAGTCAGATGCCAAGAAAAACCCAACATTGAGCAGCTTCGCAATTTAAAGGCGAAATTTGATTCAATTATTCCGTTGTCCATTCATTTTACTCATTGTATGTTGGGGGTTGCGAACATTGACCAAAACCACAAGATGGATCAGGCTGTGATTAATGAAACTCTTCAAGACTCGCCACACAACACAGACCTCCGAAATACCTTTTCTGTACTAACCTCTGTCATTAAGTGTCTGGGTTTGGCCTGCAAAGACATGGATATCCATAGAATTGTGGACCTACTAGCAACCGATGACATTTATCCCCAGCTACAGCCTTTGGTGTATGAGTTCCGGAAGTCCATTCATAAGGCACATGTTCTACGGTCAAACACATCTCACGTGTCTCGAATTGGGCATTATGACCTTCAGCTGGACAGCTACACATGGGCCTCCTCACCTATTCGTCGATATGTGGACATTGTTGTGCAAAGACTTCTTCACTCAGTTGTGGAAAGGAAAGCTGTTGAATACACTCCTCACGAAATTGATCAGTCATGTCTAAGCTTCTCTGACCTGTCTGACCAACAGAAAAAGTATGAGAGGAAAGCACACCGTTTAAGTTTTGCATCACAGCTTAATGTAAAAAGTGCAAGGATGATAGCTTTTGTCATTGATGTCTCCCCAGCAGGAAAAAGTTTAAAGCTATCATTTCCATTAAACCGACAGTCTTTGCCAAATTTGGTCCCAATACTGTACAGGGATATGCAATTGGCAGACCAACCAGAGTACAACAAGGAAGACAACTCTGTGTTATTGAAATGGATGAGACGAGTTTATTCCTTCACGAATGACAACATCCGCACAGAACTGCAACATCAGCGGGTTAGTCCATCAGTCATGACAGTTCCAACCGCGCTGTGGAAACGTATTACGTTAGCGCTCAAGGATGAAAATGTGGACGCTATGCTTCAAGGCATCAAAATGATCAGATCAATTGACAACGATGACCTACAAGAAAGACCCCACCACAGTCTGACTAAAGATAGGACCAGTCTCAATCCAGATCACTTTGTTGAATTGTCGTTGACGTTAAAGCCTGGTGAGACTGTGGAGGTGCAATTGGGAACAGACACTGAGAGGGGACTGTTGGTGCCAGTTGTTCAAATGCTGATTATTTGTGACAAGTTCGAGATATGTTTGGAGCACACAAAAAATCCAACCCAGTGTTTTTCTAAATATGCACTCCATTCATCTTCACAAACGTATGACACATACATGGACTATCAGAAGATATGGAAACCATTGTGTGAGATGGAATCAGCCTCCAATGCTGTTGCCGAAAATGACAGCATTGTCATAGACAACGTGCAGTTAACATGGAAGCAAATCCCAGGAGCCAAAAAGCTATGCGGATCTTTCCAGATGCCACTTGACAAGGTGGAACTGTGGACTATCAAGTGTAATTTGAAACACTGTTTACTCTGTATTCGCTTGAAGGTACAGAATTTGGGAAACAAGGGTACTCAGAATCATCAAAATGTTGACCTCATGAATATCCCATCTCTCATATGGGTTGCTCATGGAGTAACCACCAAGGTTACTGATGAGGAGGAAGCCAACGATCTTTCATACATCCAGATCGACTTCCGGATTAACCACATGTCCATGGACAGAATTCCTGATAGTATCTACTGGAAGGATTCAAAATTCACACTGGAATTGATCCCCAAACTGCTACCAGATGT CCGCAAGGAGGACGCAGTCACTCACCTAACTAAGGCTAATCACCTTGTGAAGGCCATTGCTCTTGGCAAGAAGACCAACTCTG TATCTGTTACAGCATTCCGGATACCAGTCACTTTTAAGATTGCAGAGCAGCTTGCTGTTAACTTTCCAGAACTGAACCTCAGTCAAGTCAAGGCTATAAGAGAAGCCCTCAAAAAACAGTTTACTCTCATTCAAGGGCCTCCAG GTACCGGAAAAACTATTGTTGGAGTTCACCTTGCTTATTGGTTTTTCAAGCTAAACCAATATGCCCCAACCAATGTAACTACTGTTGACAGCTCTCCACCACGGAGATGCGTTCTGTATTGCGGCCCATCTAATAAATCTGTGGATGTTGTGGCTG GTCAACTTCTAAAACTGAAGGATGTCCTGAAGCCACTCCGTGTTTATAGCGATCAGATGGAAATGTTAGAGTTTCCGTATCCAGGCAGCAACCTAAAGCTGTCTCGCAGATCTGTAAGGGAGGGCAAACCCAACAAAGAACTAAG TTCCATCACATTGCATCATCTTATTCGAAAACCAGAAAATCCTTTTTCTTGTGAAATACTGTCTTTTGATGAAAGAATTTCTAAGGAGGAGAACCTCTTAGATGAAGAGATTAAAAG ATACCAAACACTCTTGCGCAAAGCTCGGAAACATGAGTTGAAGTTACATGATGTTATTCTTTGCACTTGTACTGCAGCATCAAATCCCAATTTCTCTAAGCTGCACATTGAGCAAATCATCATTGATGAGTGTGCCATGGCAACTGAGCCTGAATCTTTCATCCCTCTTGTCACCCACAAGCCAGAAAAG